Part of the Tistrella bauzanensis genome is shown below.
TGGTGGTGGTGCCTGCCGCCCGGCGCGCCGAGGTGGCGGCGCTGGTGCAGGAGGTGGAGGCGATGGAGGCGCGGGTCATCGCCGATGTCCGGGCCGGCATCCCGCTGGCGGAAGCCCGCCGCCGCCAGGGATATAACCGCTTCGCGCTGAAGGTCGAGGCGCCGCGCTAGGCACCGTCGCGCCTTGCATGCGGAGAGATTGACATTCATCGCATTCCCCGCTCCATGATTGCCGAACAGTCATGGAGGCGCTGGGACCACATGTACGATGCCGACACATATAGCGCCCTGCGGAATGCGCGCGTCGCGATGGAGGCGGCCCTGTCGCGTCGGGCGGCGATCGCCACACCACCGGGTGCGGTGGTCTCGGCATTGCTGATGCAGGACCATGTCGAGACGGCGTGGCTGATCGGCTGGACGGCGATGATGACCCTGGTGGCGCTGTTCCGCATTCCAGTGGCGAGCCGGGCGATGGACGCCGCCGCCCGGGGCGCGGTGACGACGTCGCAGCATCGTCTGGTGGCCGCCGGCATCGCCCTGTCGTCGCTGGGCTGGGGCATCGGCACGGCGGCGGGGCTGGCCATCGACAGCCCGACCGCCCGGATGATCATGTCGGTGGTGCTGGTCGCGATCACGGCGATGGGCATCGCCTATGTGATGGACCGGACATTGCTGGCGGCCTTCCTGGTGCCGCTGGTCATTCCCCCGGTCGTCGTCATGCTGACCGACGACCAGCCCAACAGCCTGGCTCTGCTGGCCGGTTTCCTGCTGTTCCTGATCGTGTTCAGCAGTTTTGCCGACCGGTATCACCGCTGGATCGGCGATATGCTGCGGCTGAACATCGAAAACCGCCGCCTGCTGGCGCGGCAGGCGAGCGATGCCGACCATATCCGGCATCTGGTGGCCGAGCTCACCGCCACCAACGATCGCCTGCAACGCTCGCTGATCGACAGCGAGGCGGCGAACGACGCCAAGAGCCGGTTTCTGGGTCAGGTCAGCCATGAACTGCGCACGCCCTTGAACGCCATACTGGGCTATGCGGAAATCATCCGCGACCGGCTGTTCGGCGCCGATGAGGCGACCTTGCTGCGCTATAGCGAACAGGCCGGCTATATCCACCGCTCGGGCCTTCTGCTGAAGGCGCTGATCGACGACCTGCTGGATGTGGCGCGGATCGAAAGCGGCCGCGCGCCCGTGCGCATCGCCGCCACCGATCTGTGGGCGGCGGTGGATGATGCCGTGACCACCATCCGCCCCGAGGCCGATGCCCGCCGCCAGACCGTGACCGTGAATGCCGATCGCGGCCTGCCCCTGGTTGCGGCCGATCCGCGGGCGCTGGCCCAGATTCTGAACAACCTGCTGACCAACGCCATCAAGTTCACGCCCGATGACGGCCATGTCTGGATCAGCGCCCACCGGATCCGCGGCGAAGACGGGCAGCCGGCGGTGGCGCTGACGATCTGCGATGACGGCATCGGGATTCCGGCCGAGGCCATAGACCGGGTGTTTCATCCCTTCGAGCGCGGCGCCAATGCCGTGCGCCGGAACATCGAGGGCACCGGGCTGGGCCTGAGCATCAGCCGTGGTCTGGCCGAGGCGATGGGCGGGCGGCTGGCGATCGAACCCGGCCGGCAGCAGGGGGCTGCCGTGACTGTGACGCTTCATATACATGATAAATCATCGATGTCCGATGACGCAGTCATGGCCGGCCGGTGAGGGGCGGAGATACAGCCTCTTGATCTTTCATGCAAGCATCACAAATCATTGCTATAGTTCTTCTCGCGAGGCGGGCATCCGCGCCCGCCCCGTTTCCAGAGGGAGACGGAGCCTGTGGGCCTATCCGCGAATGCCTGTCCGGCGTTGGTGCTTAACGCCGACTACCGACCGCTGAGTTATTTTCCGCTGTCGCTTTGGTCGTGGCAGGATTCGATCAAGGCCGTCTTCCTGGACCGCGTCGATATCCTGTCGGAATATGATGCCGTGGTGCACAGCCCGCGGCTTGAGATGCGGCTGCCGAGCGTGATTTCGCTGCGCTGCTATGTGCCGGTCAATCGCCGTCCGGCCTTCACCCGCTTCAACGTGTTCCTGCGCGATCGTTTCCGCTGCCAGTATTGCGGCCGGCGGTTCGCCACCGAGGAACTGACCTTCGACCATGTCATTCCGCGCGCCCGCGGTGGCACGACCAGCTGGCAGAACGTGGTGACCGCCTGCACGGCGTGCAACACCGCCAAGGGCGCCCGAACGCCGGCGCAATGCGGCATGACACTCAGATCCGTGCCCAAGCCGCCGGACCTGACCGAACTTCAGGAAGCCGGGCGCCATTTTCCGCCCGGCAATTTACATTCCAGCTGGCGCGATTACCTGCATTATGCCGGAATGGGACGCGTGCGCAGCGACGAGGCGGCGGAAAGCGGCGCGCTCGCCGTGCACACCACGCTGCGCGCCATCCAGAGCGAAGCCCAGGGCCGCGCCTTCCCGTCGGACATGACCGAGGGCGAGTATTGGGGTGTGCAGCTTCAGAACGATGACGACTGAACCCCCATTCCAGTCCTGATCGCCTGTTGCGTTCATCCGCGCGATCCGCGACGATCTGCCGCGATGATCGCGGCATGGTGGCCGCTGGTCCGGGGAGTGTGACTGCATGAACGGGCAGGGGCTTGGCCTTTCTGATCGGGTCGCCGGCATGGCGAGCAACCAGATCGCCGATATCGCCAATCTGGGGCGCGATGACCCGGCGGTGATCAAGCTGTGGATCGGCGAGGGCGACCTCGCGGCCCCCGATTTCATCCGCGAGGCCGCCGAGCAGGCGCTGCGCGACGGACATACCCGCTATACCTATTCCCATGGCCTGCCGGCCTTGCGCCGGGCGCTGGCCGATTATCACGCCCGGCACTGGCGCGATGCCACCGGTGCGCCGCTGAGCCTGTCGCCCGACCGGTTCAGCGTCACCGCTGGCGGCGTACAGGCGATGATGCAGGCCTTCCAGTCGATTCTGGAGCCGGGGGATGAGGTGATCGCCCCGGTGCCGACCTGGCCCAATCTGGCCGAGATCATCCGCATCACCGGCGGCCGCTTCGTGCCCGTGCCGTTCCGGGTGAGTGCCGCCGGCCGCTTCAGCCTGTCGCTGGACGATATCGTGGCGGCGATCACGCCCCGCACCCGCGCGATCGCGATCAATTCACCCTCGAACCCCACCGGCTGGCTGATGCCGCGCGCGCAGATGGCGGCCCTGGTCGACATCGCCCGGGCGCGCGGCCTTTGGATCATGTCGGACGAGGTCTATGGCCATTTCACCGATCCCGATCCGGAAACCGGCCTGCCCCGGCCCGCACCGTCATTCCTTGAGGTGACCACGCCCACCGACCGATTGCTGGTGACCAACACATTTTCCAAGAACTGGTGCATGACCGGCTGGCGGGCCGGTTGGATCATCTTTCCCGACGGCATGGGCCAGGTGTTCGAGAATCTGAGCCAGTACAACACCACAGGGGTTGCCACCTTCATTCAGCATGCGGCGATCGCGGCGCTGAACCAGGGCGATGACGGCATCCGCGCGCTGGTGCGGCGCACCATGGTCAGCCGCGACGTGCTGCTGGCGGCGCTGCAGGCGGTGCCGGGCCTGCGGATCGTGCGGCCGCAGGGCGGGTTCTATCTGTTCTTCGGCGTGCACGGCATGAATGACAGCTTCGCCACCGCCGTGCGCATCCTGCGCGAGGCGGGTGTGGGGCTGGCGCCGGGATCCGCTTTCGGCCCGGGGGGCGGAAATTTCCTCAGGCTGTGCTTTGCCATCGATCCGGCGCTGGCGACCGAGGCCGCGCGCCGGCTGACGGCGTTTTTCCAGGCGCCGGCCCAGACCTGATCCGGCGCCGTTGCGCCTCAGAGCCGCTGTGCCTCAGAGCCGCTGGGACAGCCAGATCGCGGCGCGCGAACCGGCGCCGATCGCCGCCTTCAGCCCGCGATAGAACGGGGCCCGTTCGGCGCCATGGGCAAGGCCGGTGTCGCGATGTTCAAGCTCTTCGGCACGGAAGCGCTCGATGGTGTCGCGCAACGGCGCCT
Proteins encoded:
- a CDS encoding HNH endonuclease, coding for MGLSANACPALVLNADYRPLSYFPLSLWSWQDSIKAVFLDRVDILSEYDAVVHSPRLEMRLPSVISLRCYVPVNRRPAFTRFNVFLRDRFRCQYCGRRFATEELTFDHVIPRARGGTTSWQNVVTACTACNTAKGARTPAQCGMTLRSVPKPPDLTELQEAGRHFPPGNLHSSWRDYLHYAGMGRVRSDEAAESGALAVHTTLRAIQSEAQGRAFPSDMTEGEYWGVQLQNDDD
- a CDS encoding sensor histidine kinase, which translates into the protein MYDADTYSALRNARVAMEAALSRRAAIATPPGAVVSALLMQDHVETAWLIGWTAMMTLVALFRIPVASRAMDAAARGAVTTSQHRLVAAGIALSSLGWGIGTAAGLAIDSPTARMIMSVVLVAITAMGIAYVMDRTLLAAFLVPLVIPPVVVMLTDDQPNSLALLAGFLLFLIVFSSFADRYHRWIGDMLRLNIENRRLLARQASDADHIRHLVAELTATNDRLQRSLIDSEAANDAKSRFLGQVSHELRTPLNAILGYAEIIRDRLFGADEATLLRYSEQAGYIHRSGLLLKALIDDLLDVARIESGRAPVRIAATDLWAAVDDAVTTIRPEADARRQTVTVNADRGLPLVAADPRALAQILNNLLTNAIKFTPDDGHVWISAHRIRGEDGQPAVALTICDDGIGIPAEAIDRVFHPFERGANAVRRNIEGTGLGLSISRGLAEAMGGRLAIEPGRQQGAAVTVTLHIHDKSSMSDDAVMAGR
- a CDS encoding pyridoxal phosphate-dependent aminotransferase; this translates as MNGQGLGLSDRVAGMASNQIADIANLGRDDPAVIKLWIGEGDLAAPDFIREAAEQALRDGHTRYTYSHGLPALRRALADYHARHWRDATGAPLSLSPDRFSVTAGGVQAMMQAFQSILEPGDEVIAPVPTWPNLAEIIRITGGRFVPVPFRVSAAGRFSLSLDDIVAAITPRTRAIAINSPSNPTGWLMPRAQMAALVDIARARGLWIMSDEVYGHFTDPDPETGLPRPAPSFLEVTTPTDRLLVTNTFSKNWCMTGWRAGWIIFPDGMGQVFENLSQYNTTGVATFIQHAAIAALNQGDDGIRALVRRTMVSRDVLLAALQAVPGLRIVRPQGGFYLFFGVHGMNDSFATAVRILREAGVGLAPGSAFGPGGGNFLRLCFAIDPALATEAARRLTAFFQAPAQT